From the genome of Rhodobacteraceae bacterium Araon29, one region includes:
- the ureC gene encoding urease subunit alpha has protein sequence MAIKISRSDYASMFGPTTGDKLRLADTEIYIEVEKDLTTYGEEVKFGGGKVIRDGMGQSQVTRAEGAADTVITNALILDYTGIYKADVALRDGRIAAIGKAGNPDTQPGVDIIIGPGTEIIAGEGKILTAGGFDSHIHFICPQQIDDALHSGVTTMLGGGTGPAHGTLATTCTPGPWHIARMLQAADSLPMNLAFAGKGNASLPAALEEQVIAGACALKLHEDWGTTPAAIDTCLGVADAMDVQVMIHTDTLNESGFVEHTLAAMKGRTIHAFHTEGAGGGHAPDIIRICGEDHVLPSSTNPTRPFTVNTIEEHLDMLMVCHHLDKSIPEDIAFAESRIRRETIAAEDILHDMGAFSIIASDSQAMGRVGEVITRTWQTADKMKRQRGALAEESGDNDNMRARRYVAKYTINPAIAHGISHEIGSIEVGKRADLVLWAPAFFGVKPEMVVMGGSIVCAQMGDPNASIPTPQPVYTRPMFGAFGRALENSSVSFVSDAAQSANVRQTYGLAKQTVAVQNTRGIGKSDLKLNTATPQIEVHPETYEVRADGELLTCEPAETVPMAQRYFLY, from the coding sequence ATGGCTATCAAAATAAGCCGCTCTGATTATGCCAGCATGTTCGGCCCCACCACCGGTGATAAACTGCGGTTGGCAGATACCGAGATATATATCGAAGTTGAAAAAGACCTGACGACATATGGCGAAGAGGTCAAATTCGGCGGCGGTAAAGTTATTCGCGATGGGATGGGTCAATCCCAAGTGACCCGCGCAGAGGGGGCGGCCGATACCGTCATTACCAATGCGCTGATCTTGGATTACACGGGCATCTACAAGGCCGATGTGGCCCTGCGTGATGGTCGCATTGCAGCGATCGGTAAGGCCGGCAATCCAGATACCCAGCCGGGGGTCGATATTATCATTGGGCCGGGTACTGAAATTATCGCAGGTGAGGGAAAAATCCTAACTGCAGGCGGATTTGACAGCCATATCCATTTCATTTGCCCACAGCAAATAGACGATGCTCTGCATTCTGGTGTCACCACGATGCTGGGCGGCGGCACCGGGCCGGCGCATGGGACTTTGGCAACCACCTGCACGCCGGGGCCTTGGCATATCGCTCGCATGCTGCAAGCGGCCGATAGCTTGCCAATGAACTTGGCATTCGCTGGCAAAGGCAACGCCTCTTTGCCGGCGGCGCTTGAAGAGCAGGTTATCGCGGGCGCCTGTGCGCTCAAGCTGCATGAGGATTGGGGGACAACCCCTGCTGCGATTGACACCTGCCTTGGCGTTGCTGACGCAATGGATGTTCAAGTGATGATCCATACCGACACGCTGAACGAGTCCGGGTTTGTTGAACATACACTGGCGGCGATGAAAGGCCGGACAATCCACGCCTTTCATACCGAAGGGGCAGGAGGCGGGCACGCGCCGGATATTATCCGGATTTGCGGTGAAGACCATGTATTGCCGTCCTCGACCAACCCTACACGTCCATTTACAGTTAATACCATTGAAGAACATCTTGATATGTTGATGGTGTGCCATCATTTGGACAAATCCATTCCTGAGGATATTGCCTTTGCCGAAAGCCGCATTCGACGTGAAACAATTGCAGCCGAAGACATCCTGCATGATATGGGTGCCTTTAGCATTATCGCATCAGACAGTCAGGCCATGGGACGGGTGGGTGAAGTGATCACCCGCACATGGCAGACGGCTGATAAAATGAAGCGCCAACGCGGTGCGTTGGCCGAAGAAAGCGGCGACAACGATAATATGCGCGCGCGGCGTTATGTGGCTAAATACACCATTAATCCGGCCATCGCGCATGGCATTTCCCATGAAATCGGGTCTATCGAGGTGGGCAAGCGGGCCGATCTTGTGCTTTGGGCCCCGGCATTTTTCGGCGTCAAACCCGAGATGGTTGTGATGGGTGGCAGCATTGTCTGTGCCCAGATGGGCGATCCAAATGCGTCCATTCCAACCCCGCAGCCCGTTTATACCCGCCCGATGTTCGGCGCATTTGGGCGCGCATTGGAAAACAGTTCAGTTTCGTTTGTCTCGGATGCAGCCCAAAGTGCTAATGTGCGGCAAACCTATGGTCTGGCCAAGCAAACTGTTGCGGTTCAAAATACCCGAGGTATCGGCAAGTCAGACCTAAAGCTGAACACTGCCACACCGCAAATCGAGGTACACCCAGAAACCTATGAAGTGCGCGCCGATGGCGAATTGCTCACCTGCGAGCCGGCTGAAACTGTGCCAATGGCGCAGCGCTATTTTCTATATTAG
- a CDS encoding urease subunit gamma translates to MQLTPREKDKLLIAMAAEVARKRRERGVKLNHPEAIALICDAVVEGARDGRSVADMMQYGATVVSYEDCMEGVPEMIPEVQVEATFPDGTKLVTVHNPIR, encoded by the coding sequence ATGCAATTAACCCCACGAGAAAAAGACAAATTGCTGATTGCAATGGCGGCCGAAGTGGCCCGCAAACGGCGCGAACGCGGCGTGAAATTGAACCATCCCGAAGCCATCGCACTCATTTGCGATGCGGTCGTTGAGGGCGCGCGCGATGGGCGCAGCGTTGCAGATATGATGCAATATGGCGCAACAGTGGTCAGCTATGAAGACTGTATGGAAGGGGTGCCTGAAATGATCCCCGAGGTCCAGGTCGAAGCAACCTTTCCCGATGGCACCAAACTGGTGACCGTTCACAATCCAATTCGCTAG
- the ureG gene encoding urease accessory protein UreG: MTQMNGPLRIGIGGPVGAGKTSLTAALARSLSKRFSIGVITNDIYTQEDAEALMRMQILPQDRVIGVETGGCPHTAIREDASINLAAVAEMESRHPGIDIVLIESGGDNLSATFSPELADLTVYVIDVAAGEEIPRKGGPALTKSDILVINKTDLAPYVGADLKVMQRDALQQRQHRPFFFAQVKHEKGTAEIETCILEIAGLH, translated from the coding sequence ATGACCCAAATGAACGGACCTTTGCGCATTGGAATTGGCGGTCCTGTTGGCGCCGGAAAAACGTCGTTGACAGCAGCCCTAGCACGCAGTTTGTCAAAGCGGTTCTCGATCGGTGTCATCACCAATGACATTTACACCCAAGAGGATGCAGAGGCGCTGATGCGGATGCAAATTTTGCCGCAAGACCGTGTGATCGGGGTGGAAACCGGCGGCTGTCCGCATACGGCCATTCGTGAGGATGCCTCAATCAATCTTGCTGCGGTGGCGGAAATGGAAAGCCGTCATCCGGGGATAGATATCGTCTTAATCGAAAGTGGCGGAGATAACCTGTCGGCCACCTTTAGTCCGGAACTTGCTGATTTAACCGTCTATGTGATTGATGTGGCTGCTGGCGAAGAAATACCGCGCAAAGGTGGGCCTGCGTTGACCAAATCGGACATTTTGGTGATCAACAAGACTGATCTTGCGCCCTATGTGGGCGCCGATTTAAAAGTTATGCAGCGCGATGCCTTGCAGCAAAGGCAACACAGGCCGTTTTTCTTTGCTCAAGTAAAACATGAAAAGGGTACGGCAGAGATTGAGACCTGCATATTAGAGATCGCAGGATTGCACTAG
- a CDS encoding urease accessory protein UreD, which produces MRDLADMALEHQPRALGQISITTSVKRKSNRLDDLYQKGCLKALFPDRDDHVEAVLINTSGGITGGDRLEVKARAKSNAHMVISTQACERVYRAQADSIGKVNTALTVSDGAMLAWLPQETIFFDGGQLERTLTVNLEKSARALVIEPVLFGRLAMGETQLNGHFRDRIDVSIDGDLVYRDTTLLAGDITAKLARPAVASGMQAMATLLYRAPDAAGYQAQLAAYLNPTSGSSLLSKDFLALRFLALDGQELRKMMLPILDLFTRNTLPKCWRL; this is translated from the coding sequence ATGCGAGATTTGGCAGACATGGCTTTGGAGCACCAACCAAGAGCGCTGGGCCAAATTAGCATCACCACCTCGGTGAAGCGAAAATCCAATCGACTTGACGATCTTTACCAAAAAGGCTGTCTAAAAGCACTATTTCCAGACCGAGATGACCATGTTGAAGCGGTTTTGATCAATACTTCGGGCGGGATCACAGGGGGGGACCGTTTAGAAGTAAAAGCGCGTGCGAAAAGCAACGCGCATATGGTTATAAGCACTCAGGCCTGCGAAAGGGTTTATCGCGCCCAGGCTGATAGCATCGGAAAGGTGAACACAGCGCTGACTGTTTCGGACGGGGCGATGCTGGCTTGGTTACCGCAAGAGACAATATTTTTTGATGGCGGCCAACTCGAGCGCACCCTCACCGTGAACTTGGAAAAATCTGCACGGGCATTGGTGATTGAGCCTGTCTTGTTCGGCCGTCTTGCCATGGGGGAAACCCAGTTAAATGGGCATTTTCGTGACCGGATTGATGTCAGCATTGATGGGGATTTGGTCTACCGCGACACAACGCTTCTTGCGGGTGATATTACCGCCAAACTGGCCCGTCCGGCAGTTGCAAGTGGAATGCAGGCTATGGCCACTTTGCTCTACCGGGCGCCAGACGCCGCTGGATATCAGGCGCAGCTCGCGGCCTATTTAAACCCAACATCCGGCTCTAGCCTGCTTTCAAAAGATTTTCTGGCGCTTCGCTTCTTGGCCTTAGATGGTCAGGAATTGCGCAAGATGATGCTTCCAATCCTAGACCTTTTCACCCGAAACACGCTTCCAAAGTGTTGGAGACTATAG
- a CDS encoding trimethylamine methyltransferase gives MVDPTSKPRRRNGRGRAGRIAAQQAMTGNEAVRGGLSGGRYRPLSELDMENINQAALTVLENTGLADHSQELLDLVLPKGAFLNAHNRLCFPRALMDDILAGAAKEFYVHARGERAGKDDMHCTAESVYFANSGTAVTTFDAKNKSYRPSDLRDIYDFTRLVDRLENIHMLGDTVLATDVVDDFAHDMNTVYAILAGSQKPACITFRDRSHIAPAIRMFDHASGGEGSFMKKPSVIFGGCPIVSPLRIGRENMEIMIDTAKLGLTVDLAVPPQAGATAPATLAGTLVQTVAETLACVAIVNLISPGCPICFAAWPFITDLRSGSFTGGGGEQALIGAAAIQMGNYYGLPTSVGAGMTDAKIPDAQYGLEKALTFTLAAHAGANRLCEFGGMIGSLMGCSFESMVIDNEAGGMILRSLRGIEVSDETMAIDVIHQCAIDPGHFLGNPHTLNYMTTEFVYPQLLDRERSDTWEKEGKIDLLERASQSADAILNSHFPNYFGAVDAKVREEFPIALSADEMKGPRG, from the coding sequence ATGGTCGATCCCACTTCAAAGCCCCGACGCCGTAATGGGCGAGGGCGCGCCGGCCGCATCGCTGCCCAGCAAGCCATGACCGGAAATGAAGCGGTGCGCGGTGGGCTTAGCGGTGGTCGCTACCGTCCTCTCTCAGAGCTTGATATGGAAAATATCAATCAGGCTGCATTGACCGTTTTGGAAAACACTGGCTTGGCTGATCATTCTCAGGAACTTCTAGATCTTGTCCTACCAAAGGGTGCGTTTTTAAACGCGCATAATCGGCTGTGTTTTCCGCGGGCTTTGATGGATGATATACTTGCGGGTGCTGCAAAGGAATTTTATGTCCATGCGCGAGGTGAACGGGCAGGCAAAGACGATATGCATTGCACTGCTGAAAGCGTCTATTTTGCCAATTCAGGCACAGCGGTCACAACATTTGACGCCAAAAACAAGTCCTACCGCCCGTCAGACTTGCGCGATATTTATGACTTCACCCGACTGGTTGACCGGTTGGAAAACATCCACATGCTGGGCGATACAGTTTTGGCCACCGATGTCGTAGATGATTTTGCGCATGACATGAACACGGTCTATGCGATCCTTGCAGGCAGTCAGAAACCAGCCTGCATAACCTTTCGCGATCGCAGCCACATTGCGCCTGCCATTCGGATGTTTGACCATGCATCGGGTGGTGAGGGCAGCTTTATGAAAAAGCCCTCGGTAATCTTTGGAGGATGCCCCATTGTCTCGCCGCTTCGGATTGGACGCGAGAATATGGAAATCATGATTGATACCGCCAAACTAGGTCTAACCGTTGATTTGGCAGTGCCGCCACAAGCCGGCGCGACCGCGCCTGCCACTTTGGCCGGCACACTGGTCCAAACCGTTGCGGAAACCTTGGCCTGTGTGGCCATTGTCAACCTAATCTCGCCGGGCTGCCCCATATGTTTTGCTGCTTGGCCCTTTATCACTGATCTGCGCAGCGGTTCTTTTACTGGCGGCGGCGGTGAACAGGCGCTTATTGGAGCGGCCGCGATTCAAATGGGCAATTACTATGGTCTTCCGACATCAGTAGGTGCTGGCATGACGGACGCAAAAATTCCCGATGCCCAATACGGGCTGGAAAAGGCGCTAACTTTTACGCTTGCTGCCCACGCTGGGGCAAACCGGCTCTGTGAATTTGGGGGCATGATCGGAAGTTTGATGGGCTGTAGTTTTGAAAGTATGGTGATCGACAATGAAGCCGGTGGAATGATTTTACGGTCCTTGCGTGGCATTGAAGTCAGTGATGAAACCATGGCCATTGATGTAATCCACCAATGCGCCATCGACCCGGGCCATTTTTTGGGCAATCCGCACACTTTGAACTACATGACAACCGAATTTGTCTATCCCCAGCTTTTGGACCGAGAGCGGTCTGATACTTGGGAAAAAGAGGGTAAGATCGACCTTTTAGAGCGTGCAAGCCAAAGCGCGGATGCAATCCTGAACTCTCATTTCCCAAATTATTTTGGCGCAGTTGATGCCAAGGTGCGTGAAGAGTTTCCAATTGCGCTATCGGCCGATGAAATGAAGGGACCCCGAGGTTAA
- a CDS encoding LPXTG cell wall anchor domain-containing protein, whose product MKKALLGVVLAAASPSFAHPQFTDHAHSGSDSSWMIFFAAAVIAAGLFIWRRKGSL is encoded by the coding sequence ATGAAAAAAGCCCTTTTAGGCGTTGTTCTTGCCGCCGCTTCCCCCAGCTTTGCGCATCCGCAATTCACAGACCATGCCCATAGTGGATCAGATAGCTCTTGGATGATCTTTTTTGCAGCAGCGGTGATCGCTGCTGGTCTTTTTATATGGCGTCGAAAGGGGTCGCTATGA
- a CDS encoding urease accessory protein UreE: MHPTAQTLRDVPTSEPPDFICALSYEERFLRRRKLVTDCGTEFVVDLPKTTDLKQGDQLMLSDGRVVEIRAREEQLTAIRGDSLVSLAWHIGNRHTPCQIEKDRLLICHDHVIEDMIRRLGGQIEHVSEPFTPEGGAYGMGRTHSHDHGHSHHHHSHD, from the coding sequence ATGCACCCGACAGCACAAACACTCCGCGATGTGCCCACATCTGAGCCGCCTGATTTCATCTGCGCGCTCAGCTATGAAGAACGGTTTTTGCGCCGCCGCAAGCTGGTCACGGACTGCGGCACGGAGTTCGTTGTTGATCTGCCAAAAACCACCGATCTGAAGCAGGGCGATCAACTCATGCTTTCGGATGGCCGTGTTGTTGAAATTCGCGCACGCGAAGAGCAACTAACAGCGATTAGGGGGGACAGCCTTGTGTCACTGGCCTGGCATATTGGAAACCGGCATACCCCCTGCCAGATCGAAAAAGACCGTCTGCTGATTTGTCACGACCATGTGATAGAGGATATGATCCGCCGCCTTGGTGGGCAGATCGAGCATGTAAGCGAGCCGTTTACCCCAGAGGGCGGTGCCTATGGCATGGGGCGAACCCACAGCCATGATCACGGTCACTCCCATCACCACCACAGCCATGACTGA
- a CDS encoding urease subunit beta produces the protein MKPGEVICAPGDIVMNDGRPEIELSVSNTGDRPVQVGSHYHFFETNPALDFDRQAAYGRRLNIAAGTAVRFEPGQTRSVTLIEIAGERRIYGFNAQVMGGL, from the coding sequence ATGAAGCCCGGCGAGGTTATTTGTGCACCGGGCGATATCGTTATGAACGATGGACGGCCCGAGATCGAATTAAGCGTTTCCAACACCGGCGACCGTCCGGTGCAAGTGGGCAGCCACTATCATTTTTTCGAAACCAATCCGGCACTCGATTTTGATCGCCAGGCCGCTTATGGGCGTCGCCTCAATATTGCAGCAGGCACGGCAGTGCGCTTTGAGCCGGGTCAAACGCGCAGTGTGACATTGATCGAAATCGCTGGAGAGCGGCGCATATACGGTTTCAACGCACAGGTTATGGGAGGGCTTTAG
- a CDS encoding SDR family oxidoreductase yields the protein MDAMISLPDLLAPFDLTGRIALVTGGTSGIGRSCVERLTAYGATVVATCVEGVDKPELELATFNGLQGVTVQPLDLSKSESIHRCIDTVVKSHGRVDILVNNAAVGSATVTKWADDAETQDSRMLEINADGTLKISQKFLALPDTPNKKLINISSVGGGIAAFPGFRLSDGMSKSAVAFLTRQLAAEAVHLNVDIFAICPGATNTPMFQASTLSKMSPSEQEHFLQRLPKGRLIEPEEIAGIVHFLAGPAAGVLHGAVIDASMGLGVRPGLMSEYGS from the coding sequence ATGGATGCTATGATTTCTTTGCCCGATCTACTTGCCCCTTTTGATCTAACCGGGCGTATCGCGCTTGTAACGGGCGGCACAAGCGGTATTGGCCGTTCCTGCGTTGAACGGCTAACAGCCTACGGCGCCACAGTCGTTGCAACATGCGTCGAGGGCGTTGATAAACCCGAGTTAGAACTTGCCACTTTCAACGGGCTGCAGGGGGTAACTGTCCAGCCTTTGGATTTATCCAAATCAGAGTCAATTCACCGATGCATCGATACAGTTGTGAAGTCACATGGCCGCGTAGATATACTGGTCAATAATGCCGCAGTTGGATCTGCAACGGTCACAAAATGGGCCGACGACGCAGAAACACAAGACAGCCGCATGTTGGAAATAAACGCGGATGGCACTTTGAAAATAAGCCAGAAGTTTTTAGCGCTTCCAGATACGCCCAATAAAAAGCTGATCAATATCAGCTCGGTGGGCGGCGGCATCGCAGCCTTCCCGGGGTTTCGACTATCGGACGGGATGAGCAAATCTGCAGTTGCATTTCTAACCCGTCAGTTAGCAGCTGAAGCAGTGCATTTGAATGTCGATATTTTTGCCATTTGCCCGGGGGCTACAAACACGCCAATGTTTCAAGCCAGCACCTTGTCAAAAATGAGCCCGAGTGAACAAGAGCACTTTTTGCAACGCTTGCCCAAAGGCCGGTTGATCGAGCCGGAAGAGATTGCTGGCATTGTGCATTTTCTGGCAGGCCCAGCGGCAGGTGTGCTTCATGGCGCGGTGATTGATGCCTCAATGGGGCTTGGCGTGCGGCCGGGGTTGATGTCCGAGTATGGCAGCTAG
- a CDS encoding alpha/beta fold hydrolase — protein MNDPTDFLPPIWLRSANIQTALASSKLRNFVSRGFDAQSEKHIFDVGGGLKTSCYVNKHPQAKGMIVLFHGWMGRPQSTYVLSAAKNFFDKGFSTARVTLPDHGDAALLNKEMVPITRNTFLCGSVEQICNLDPSLPVGLIGFSMGGNCALRIARNLPTAPIPQVCHVVAVSPVIEPEETCTLIDRSPLIRRYFLSKFDKLYRQKQAQFPEYRSANDLLEQKTLHDLTKLSVLRWSEFSSAEMYFSAYKIRKGDFAEANVPVTLLTAKDDPIVSVNSARALDEGPQFERVFTSYGGHNGFFERFPGQVFSEQIAANRFTTAMR, from the coding sequence ATGAACGATCCGACCGATTTTTTACCTCCAATTTGGTTGCGCTCTGCCAATATCCAAACAGCACTCGCCAGCAGTAAGCTTCGTAATTTCGTTAGCCGCGGCTTTGATGCGCAATCTGAAAAGCATATTTTTGATGTTGGTGGTGGGCTAAAAACAAGCTGTTATGTCAACAAGCACCCTCAGGCAAAAGGTATGATTGTCCTGTTTCATGGGTGGATGGGCCGGCCACAATCGACCTATGTTTTGTCAGCAGCAAAAAACTTTTTCGACAAAGGGTTCTCTACCGCGCGGGTTACTTTACCTGACCATGGCGATGCCGCGCTTTTAAATAAAGAGATGGTGCCAATCACGCGGAACACTTTCCTGTGCGGGTCCGTTGAGCAGATTTGTAATCTCGATCCTTCTCTGCCTGTTGGGCTGATAGGGTTTTCGATGGGCGGCAACTGCGCCCTGAGGATTGCGCGAAATCTGCCCACAGCACCCATCCCACAAGTCTGTCATGTGGTCGCGGTGAGCCCGGTTATTGAACCCGAGGAAACATGTACCCTAATCGACAGATCACCCTTAATCCGCAGATATTTCTTGAGCAAATTCGATAAGCTCTATCGCCAAAAGCAAGCTCAATTTCCAGAATACAGGTCTGCAAACGACCTGCTGGAACAAAAGACACTTCATGATCTGACAAAACTTTCCGTCCTTCGCTGGAGCGAATTTTCATCAGCTGAAATGTATTTTTCCGCCTATAAAATTCGAAAGGGCGATTTTGCCGAAGCCAATGTTCCTGTGACACTGCTCACAGCCAAAGACGATCCAATTGTTTCTGTCAATTCAGCGCGCGCGCTTGACGAAGGGCCGCAATTTGAAAGGGTTTTCACAAGCTATGGCGGGCACAACGGGTTCTTTGAACGCTTTCCTGGTCAGGTGTTCAGCGAGCAAATTGCAGCCAATCGGTTCACAACAGCGATGCGATAG
- a CDS encoding urease accessory protein UreF gives MSTKQPLLTALQWLSPAFPIGSFAYSHGLEWAIEAGHVKDEPTLHNWLQDLIALGSGRSDAILVSLAHCAEDRAALKSLNDLALALAPSSERRTETVLQGQAFCQTLRDVWDYDISGLCYPVAVGYGAFCAGLDRADITAAYLHAYVANLISAAVRLVPLGQTQGQRILLGLMPDILEVGTAALSASEEDLTSACFLSDVASMRHETLKTRIFKT, from the coding sequence ATGAGCACAAAACAACCTCTTCTGACTGCGCTTCAATGGCTGTCACCGGCCTTTCCCATTGGTAGTTTTGCCTATTCGCATGGGTTGGAATGGGCAATTGAGGCCGGCCACGTTAAAGACGAGCCGACTTTGCATAACTGGCTTCAGGATTTAATCGCTTTGGGATCAGGGCGCAGCGATGCAATTTTAGTGTCTTTGGCCCACTGCGCCGAAGATCGCGCCGCATTGAAGAGCTTGAACGATTTGGCGCTTGCCCTTGCGCCCTCATCTGAGCGCCGCACCGAGACAGTTCTGCAAGGCCAAGCCTTTTGCCAAACCCTTAGGGATGTTTGGGACTATGACATATCGGGCCTATGCTATCCGGTTGCGGTGGGATACGGAGCCTTTTGCGCAGGGCTTGATCGGGCGGATATTACGGCCGCCTACTTGCATGCTTATGTCGCTAATTTAATTTCGGCAGCTGTTCGCTTGGTCCCGCTTGGTCAAACCCAAGGGCAGCGTATACTGCTTGGCCTGATGCCGGATATTTTAGAGGTTGGCACAGCCGCGCTATCCGCCAGCGAAGAGGACCTGACCAGCGCCTGTTTTTTATCAGACGTTGCCTCCATGCGCCACGAAACACTGAAAACACGGATATTTAAAACATGA
- a CDS encoding isopenicillin N synthase family oxygenase yields the protein MKNETTSIPVIDVSTLGQENPSSALFSSFYDAYHHLGFGYILNHGIDPALVDSVFEASRRFHAMPLQEKMKIALDHKHRGYIAIDTSTDVNSKLAEVKKPNQSASFMMMREDQEERADVYLSGPNLWPALEGFRPVLEAFNTELERLAKKLMRVALLSAGVKDLSVIEKFDEPTTWLRLLHYPPLPKGSPADLYGSAPHTDFGCLTILVQDDIGGLQVQSPDGHWLDVPKMKNSFVVNVGDMLHRMTNGLLRSTPHRVINRSGRERYSCPFFYDPHVSLDVAPLKGTGAPKFKAVNFGDFLRNELGASYEKHKDSEG from the coding sequence ATGAAAAATGAAACCACTTCGATCCCTGTGATTGATGTTAGCACCCTCGGGCAGGAAAACCCTTCCTCGGCGCTCTTTTCCTCATTCTATGATGCCTATCATCATTTGGGATTTGGCTACATTTTAAACCACGGTATTGATCCTGCTCTGGTAGACAGCGTTTTTGAGGCATCACGCCGATTTCATGCCATGCCTTTACAAGAAAAGATGAAAATTGCACTGGACCATAAGCATCGAGGCTATATCGCAATCGATACTTCTACCGATGTAAATTCTAAACTGGCAGAGGTCAAAAAACCCAATCAATCCGCAAGCTTTATGATGATGCGCGAAGACCAAGAAGAACGGGCTGACGTTTATCTTTCTGGCCCAAACCTGTGGCCAGCCCTCGAAGGGTTTCGCCCCGTTCTAGAGGCATTCAATACAGAACTTGAGCGTCTTGCCAAAAAACTAATGCGCGTTGCGCTTTTGTCGGCAGGCGTGAAAGATTTATCAGTGATCGAAAAATTCGATGAGCCAACAACATGGTTGCGCTTGTTGCATTATCCACCTTTGCCTAAGGGCAGCCCCGCAGACCTATATGGCTCTGCGCCACACACAGATTTCGGATGTCTGACAATTCTGGTTCAAGATGATATAGGTGGACTGCAGGTACAATCACCTGACGGGCACTGGTTAGACGTGCCAAAAATGAAAAACAGCTTCGTGGTCAATGTCGGTGACATGCTTCACCGGATGACCAACGGGCTTTTGCGCTCGACGCCTCATCGGGTCATCAATCGCTCAGGCCGCGAACGGTATTCCTGTCCGTTTTTTTATGACCCACACGTTAGTCTTGATGTGGCGCCGTTAAAAGGAACCGGCGCGCCAAAGTTTAAAGCTGTGAACTTTGGTGATTTCCTACGCAATGAGCTTGGTGCTTCTTATGAAAAACACAAAGACTCAGAAGGTTAA